Proteins from a single region of Hermetia illucens chromosome 3, iHerIll2.2.curated.20191125, whole genome shotgun sequence:
- the LOC119652489 gene encoding trypsin-3-like isoform X1 produces the protein MCFKILSYIAAFSHLIRCITTSSILGSRALPGTFPAFVLIRNVDDAPLCGGALVESRHVVSSAYCFTEKQNIEKLEIMAGEVTDSEHFGPTRQVRRVIRMMRHQSIGSHNGKFDILVLRLLQPFTRNVYLQPIPMAAFDLNMGSACSLVTWDKKFSKVGIHVVRYTTIFTKHQSGCAIKDKNIFCAGKESEVNGILGYVGALLIHNNILYGIYLGPGSMKHSKPGIFANIYNLREWIINAIMWNGTGPVPDPVFRKVSQVSGGAKLSFSWKEILLILVYVFLITLFSHPTFLLNFPIICGVCTVIK, from the exons ATGTGTTTCAAAATTTTGTCGTATATTGCAGCATTCTCCCATCTAATTCGATGCATTACAACCTCCAGTATTCTGGGATCTCGAGCATTACCCGGAACTTTTCCggcattt GTTTTAATACGAAATGTTGATGACGCACCATTATGTGGAGGCGCTTTAGTCGAAAGCAGGCACGTTGTTAGTTCAGCATATTGTTTCACTGAGAAACAAAATATAGAAAAGTTG GAAATTATGGCGGGTGAGGTTACTGATTCCGAACATTTCGGACCCACTAGGCAAGTACGACGCGTAATTAGAATGATGCGCCATCAAAGTATTGGCTCACATAATGGAAAGTTTGATATCTTAGTTCTCCGg CTCCTGCAGCCTTTCACAAGGAATGTTTACCTGCAACCTATTCCAATGGCTGCTTTTGATTTGAACATGGGCTCGGCGTGCTCCTTGGTCACTTGGGATAAA AAATTCAGTAAAGTTGGTATTCACGTCGTCCGATATACTACTATTTTCACCAAACATCAGTCTGGGTGCgctataaaagacaaaaatATATTCTGTGCAGGAAAAGAATCTGAAGTAAATGGCATACTT GGTTATGTTGGAGCCCTGCTTATTCACAATAATATACTTTACGGGATTTATTTAGGCCCAGGATCCATGAAACATTCAAAACCTGGCATTTTTGCAAATATCTACAACCTCCGGGAATGGATCATTAATGCTATAATGTGGAACGGTACAGGTCCAGTTCCAGATCCTGTTTTTAG AAAAGTGTCGCAAGTTTCTGGCGGAGCGAAGTTGTCTTTTTCATGGAAAGAAATTTTACTTATATTGGTTTATGTGTTTTTAATCACACTCTTCTCGCATCCAacatttttgttaaattttccgATAATCTGCGGAGTATGCACGGTTATCAAGTAG
- the LOC119652489 gene encoding trypsin-3-like isoform X2, which translates to MCFKILSYIAAFSHLIRCITTSSILGSRALPGTFPAFVLIRNVDDAPLCGGALVESRHVVSSAYCFTEKQNIEKLEIMAGEVTDSEHFGPTRQVRRVIRMMRHQSIGSHNGKFDILVLRPFTRNVYLQPIPMAAFDLNMGSACSLVTWDKKFSKVGIHVVRYTTIFTKHQSGCAIKDKNIFCAGKESEVNGILGYVGALLIHNNILYGIYLGPGSMKHSKPGIFANIYNLREWIINAIMWNGTGPVPDPVFRKVSQVSGGAKLSFSWKEILLILVYVFLITLFSHPTFLLNFPIICGVCTVIK; encoded by the exons ATGTGTTTCAAAATTTTGTCGTATATTGCAGCATTCTCCCATCTAATTCGATGCATTACAACCTCCAGTATTCTGGGATCTCGAGCATTACCCGGAACTTTTCCggcattt GTTTTAATACGAAATGTTGATGACGCACCATTATGTGGAGGCGCTTTAGTCGAAAGCAGGCACGTTGTTAGTTCAGCATATTGTTTCACTGAGAAACAAAATATAGAAAAGTTG GAAATTATGGCGGGTGAGGTTACTGATTCCGAACATTTCGGACCCACTAGGCAAGTACGACGCGTAATTAGAATGATGCGCCATCAAAGTATTGGCTCACATAATGGAAAGTTTGATATCTTAGTTCTCCGg CCTTTCACAAGGAATGTTTACCTGCAACCTATTCCAATGGCTGCTTTTGATTTGAACATGGGCTCGGCGTGCTCCTTGGTCACTTGGGATAAA AAATTCAGTAAAGTTGGTATTCACGTCGTCCGATATACTACTATTTTCACCAAACATCAGTCTGGGTGCgctataaaagacaaaaatATATTCTGTGCAGGAAAAGAATCTGAAGTAAATGGCATACTT GGTTATGTTGGAGCCCTGCTTATTCACAATAATATACTTTACGGGATTTATTTAGGCCCAGGATCCATGAAACATTCAAAACCTGGCATTTTTGCAAATATCTACAACCTCCGGGAATGGATCATTAATGCTATAATGTGGAACGGTACAGGTCCAGTTCCAGATCCTGTTTTTAG AAAAGTGTCGCAAGTTTCTGGCGGAGCGAAGTTGTCTTTTTCATGGAAAGAAATTTTACTTATATTGGTTTATGTGTTTTTAATCACACTCTTCTCGCATCCAacatttttgttaaattttccgATAATCTGCGGAGTATGCACGGTTATCAAGTAG